TTTGACTGTTCAAAGTGACTTATTTGTCTCTATGTATTCTTCCAGATTCAATGACAGTGATGGCTATTCTTGGTAAGTTTCTCTTCTCCATTATCTTCCTTTCGATGGGGCCTTTTTCAATTTGTAACTTTGAAGTGGAGGACTCCATCAAGTATGAAAGGAAGTTTTTAAGCCTTAACTATTCCCCCTGGGGGGTTTTCCCTGGTTTAGTCTTAGATTGGGAGGCCAAGCCCCTAATATTTTGTTGGGAGGATGGTAAGTAGGATTGGTTTTGAGCTTGTGAATGTAGTGCGTCTGACAAAATGTATAGAAAAGTCAAAATACCGTGCCATGGTGCATAGCTTCTGGTTGTATTAATGGATTATTCCAACACTCATGTGCAGGACCCGTTGAGGTGGTTGACGATGTAACAGGTGGACTGAAACTCTTGTAGTTGCTTGATTTAGATGGTGTCTATCTTATTTACGATGAGATATGAGTTGAATCATGCCAAGGGCACTGCAGCATCAACCATATTGGAAGAGTATCGGTGCAATGTTATATTCGAAGATCCATTCTCTGAAGGGCCTTGACTTAAAAATCTGCTTGTATTCTCCTAACAATTATGATGATGACGAAAATCTCTGAAATGGCATCATTTATTGTTATGGAAATTGTACTGTTAATGTAAAACGAGGTTCCAGATTTCGGCATTGGCAGCATTCTCTCATCTCATGGAGATGTGACATGTGTTCTTATTTGCTCCAGTTTCTTTGTCAAGTGTTTTGGGAAATGATTTGTAATGGTTGGCTAACGTTTTACTCTCAACAAACATGGAAATTCCATGCTAATATGAGCCGCATTTGTCGTAATCAATGGAAAGGGGAAAGGAGAAAAGACATGGTGGTCGTGTGGTGGTACTACAATATCGGCAATTCCAAGTTGCGTTGCATTGCATGGCAGCTGATTCACTTACTGAAACTACGAGTAGACTGTAGATGCTTGCTTCATGATTATTGGCTAGGATAACAAAAAACCAAGTAAAATCGATCGCCCGGCTTTCATTTTGTATAAAACAATCTCTTATAAAGCTTTTCTAGCATCgcactttgtatttttttttgttaagaaaaaatccagtgcaaaaacaaaaacaaaaatgttcaGATATACTGAATatcccaaaatttaaaattgcttgaaaaaataaaaataaaaaaaaggaaaatgctagCGTCGCCTGAGAGATTCGAACTCTCGCGGGGAAACCCCATGTACTTAGCAGGCACACGCCTTAACCACTCGGCCAAAGCGACGTTGACGACCTTTGAatgccttctttcttttttatatggTTACTTTGCAAAGCAATGTCTCCCATTAACTTGCTTTGGATGTATTATTTGATTGGAAGgacttgaaaaaataaataaaaaatgaagccGTATTATTAGTGCCGGCCACCCACCGCCATGAGGTTCGTGGATTACTTACTTATTTGTTCCATTGTTTGACTAATCGATTGGATGAATGAATACATGTTCTTCGTCTTCATCAtctttatgaatttgaaattcttTATTCCAACAAGTAATAACTAATGGAAGATAATGAGCTTGCTTCTTTATTCGAGAGAAGCAAGCTCATCATCTGATATGATGTTTAACTGTtatagtttaaaaaaaataggaagTTCATGTACTTAGCTTTCTAGCTGTGTATAATTAAATTATCTGCAAAGATTAATAATCATTTTAGAGGTGTTGACCATTTTAATTATGTGTAGGTAATAGTTTATTTCAATCTACTTAGAAGAACATTTCAAAGTACTAAATCTATACTCACAgcgaaaggaaaggaaaggtaATGATCTATTTGTAAATTTAAGAGAAGAATAACTTATTTTATATTCAAATATCATTGTTAGAATAGAAAGGAATAACTGTTGAGCAGAAAGTCACAACATTAACATTTCCTGCTCTCGTCGTGCTCCCGAGTTAACTTTCTAATTCTTATTTCAACacccatttttttgttttatttattcatttatttaaacaaaaagttaAGCTGATACTGATTGATCTATTCTTTGATTCCCGTACATTACATACgtcttatatataaatgtatgcGCGGCTGATTAATGAACCAAAATGAATATGAATATATTAGGTTCAATAGTGATATTGTTGTCATGGGTGTGTGCAGATGCTGCAGTGTTTCTGAGCATCGATTGTGGTGCTTCCGATTCTTACACCGACAGCCTTTCCATAAACTGGGTTGGAGATGATGACTATGTGCACAGCGGCGAGTCCCACTTGGTGGAGTTGTCCAGCTCAACCCCTCATGTGGCCAGCACTCTACGAGTTTTCACAAGTTTAAGGAAAAACTGCTACACCATCAACAGCGTTGACATGATAAGTCAACGGCTTCTGGTGCGCGCTAGCTTTTACTACGGAAACTACGACGGTAACAACTCTCCTCCGACCTTCGATCTCTACTTTGACTCCACCTACTGGACGCAAGTCAACTTAACCGGGCTTTCCGATACCATTGTTAATTACGAGGTGATATACACTGTGAACAAAAACAACACCAGCATATGTCTTGCTCAAACCCTGCCTCGCCAGTTTCCCTTTATATCCGCACTCGAATTCCGCAGTTTAGCTCCTAAAATGTACACACGCGTTGCTTCTGATTATGCTTTGTTCAGGCAAAAGAGGCTAGCTTTAGGGGCGCAACAACTCATTAGGTAACTTACTTGCTTTGCTACTATATAaagcctatatatatatatatgcttctTAATAATtatgtatgtgtataatatgtaGGTATCCAGACGACAGTTACGATCGGAGATGGGTACCCGGGTACGGTTTGTTTGCATATCAGGTGGAAGGTGAGGCGAGAATATCCAAGATGGATGTGAGTGGTGCAGAAGATAATCCTCCTGCAACTGTAGTGCAAAATGCAACCACCGGCAATAACACGTCCGAGTATTTTGAATTAGATACGTACCTCCCAGACTTTCCAGTTCAAGTGTACATCACCACCTTCTTCTCGGAGGTGGATCCTGCAGCACTCACTTCACCCAACAAACGATCCTTTGAGATTTATGTAGACGAGCAGCCTTATTCCAAACCCATCGTCCCACCTTTTGAGAGCGTAGTGGAAGTCGCCATCACCAACATCACTGCTTCTTCGAAAACATCCATCACTCTCCGCCCCACTGCTGATTCCACCCTTCCCTTCCTCATCAATGCCTTTGAAGTTTATCTCCTGTCTAAAGTAGGACCAGCAACTGATACCAGAGatggtaattaattaatcaactttttgtttgaagCTTATCtcctttaattaaattaatcagCTTGTTTGTTTCTGGTAATGAATTGAATTAGTGGAGGGACTGGGTGTACTACAAGTGCAATTCGAGGTGTTAATTATATGGAGCGGTGACCCTTGTTGAAAATTGGCTCAAATGTAGAAGAATTTTGGAGTTGCCCATGTGTGTCAATGTTAGTTGCCCATGTGAATCAATGTTGGCTTGCTATCTTGGTCAAAATGGGTGGATTGTTTGGTAGCCATCCATGGTTGGTAGCCAACATATGAATAGTTTGAGTTTGCATTCACACTCTTGCAtctttggctataaattggaagaaaatggtttcatttgaagcatccaACCAAGGATCCAACCaagtgttgagtagaagagaaaaatagcaagaaaggcattttgccaaagagagaaacaaattctctctagttgttctttgctttgtatcattgttttctcttcctttgtgagtgtgtgaggttgggtgtatttgggtctttgggaaattgagtggtaaacactattgtatatctcattgattatagtggaatactccgtcgtctccaaactggatgtaggcaattgccgaaccagtataaatcttggtgttgttcttgttgattattttgttcaatttttctcctgcctgttgttatttatttttcactcgcagttggttgacgcttccgcacaacaagtggtatcagagctccagTTTTTCGACTGGGGTTTCGGGGGAGTGAAAAATCTGTCGGTGCTACAGtgacgggtgaatagtgcacgtgaatagtgtcggtGCTACAGTGCTCCCGTGAATAGTGCTGTGCTACAGTAGCAGTGAATAGTGCCGGGCAGATTTGATGGCtggagaaaaagttgaaattttgaaggagAAGGAATCGACATCGTCTTCGTCGGCACCTACATCCAATAGACATCCAATTGCCAGTACAAGGTTAGAGGTTGATAAATTTAATGGCTCTaataattttggtatgtggcaatgtgaagttatggatgtgttGTATCAACAAGAGTTGGATATGGTTCTGGAGGATAAACCAGAAGATATTGATGACAAGCAATGGACTCGAATTAATCTCCATGCTTGTGCCACTATTCGATCGTTCCTTGATAAGGAGTTGAAATACCCGTATATGAAGGAAACTTCTGCTAAgaagttatggatgaaattggaggagaagtatatgaccaagagcgcagaaaatcggctcttcttgaagaaacgactcttccgatttcaatatcgttcaggtatttctatgcatgaacacctcaatgattataataaaatacttgctgatttagcaaaccttgatgtgataattcctgacgaggataaggcactatgtttgttaaattcattgcctgatgattatgatcattTGACAACTACTTTGTTGTATGGAAAATCCGAGGTGAAACTGGATGAGGTGTCTGCGGCATTGGTGAATCATGAGTGTCGTAAAAAGGAacagaagactcaaaattcacaaaccgaGGCACTCGTTGCAAGGGGTCgaacagaggaaagaaaatctgggaagcggggaaaatctcgTTCAAAGTCACGAGGGAAGTTTCCTGCTAAAGATGAATGTGCCTTTTGTCGCCAAAAGGGTCATTGGAAGAAAGACTgccccaaattgaagaacaaggagaaggagaaagcgggttctgaagcaaatgttgcaaaatctggagatgaagatttcgagtttgctttggctagttcatctgctgatggtcactcaactgagtggattttggattcaggtTGCACCTATCATATGTGTCCTATTCGGGAATGGTTTTCTAGCTTCGAGGAGCTGGATGGTGGAGTTGTTTTGATGGGCAACAATAATGCCTGCAAAACACAAGGGATAGGCAAAATCTGTTTGAAGATGCATGATGGAACAGTCAGAGAATTGAGTGATGTTCGGTATGTTccggatatgaagaagaatctcatctcattgggcgctttggaatccaaggGTCTCAAGATCACCATGGAGGGTGGAGTTCTTAAAGCTGTGCATGGGGCACTGGTGGTGATGAAAGGTACAAGACGAAataacttgtatttcttgCAGGGTAGTACAGTTATTGGTGGAGCAGCTGTCACCGAAGCTGCTGACGCAGATAGCACAGACACCACAAGGTTATGGCATATGCGTCTTGGGCATGCTGGTGAAAAAGCGTTGCAAGGATTGGTGAAGCAAGGCTTATTGAAAGGTGCAAAGGCATGCAAATTGGAATTCTGTGAACACTGTGTGCTGGGTAAGCAAACTAGAGTGAAATTTGGCACTGCTATTCACCACACTAAAGGCATTCTAGATTATGTTCacactgatgtttggggaccttccAAGAATGCATCTTGGGGAGGTAGCCATTATTTTGTCTCCTTTGTTGATGACTTCTCTAGAAGAATATGGGTGTACACCATGAAGCGTAAAGATGAAGTCTTGAAGATATTCCTGaagtggaaaaagatgattgaaATGCAAAGCGGTCGAAAGATCAAGACTCTCagatcagacaatggtggtgaatataagtctgatcctttcttgaaagtttgTCAAGATGAGGGTATTGTGAGGCACTTCACGGTTAGGGAGACACCGCAACAGAATGGGGTGGCGGAGCGCATGAACCGTACTTTGCTTGAGAAAGTTCGGTGTATGTTGTCTAATGCTGGTTTAGGCAAGGCGTTTTGGGCTGAGGCGATTACTTATGCAAGCCATCTCATTAATCGGTTGCCTGCTGCTGCGAATGAGGGCAAAACGCCCATGGAGGTATGGTCTGGTAAACCTTGTACTGATTACAAGTATTTACACATATTTGGTTGTCCTGCTTACTATCATGTCGGGGAAAGCAAGTTAGAtccaagagcaaagaaggctcTATTTATGGGATTTAGCACTGGCGTGAAGGGATACCGACTTTGGTGTccagatgagaagaaaattgttgtaagcagagatgtgacttttgatgaggctgctatggtaaatcagaacaagcatgaaggtgaaattgaagcaactaaGACCATGAGTAGTTCAAAGCAGGTGGAGTTACTGAAAACTCCAGTTGTTCCAGTAAGGTCTGATATTACAGACACTAGTCCTACAGTTGATTCTGATGAAGAGgacgaggatgatgaagaggaggcaccTACCCAAGAGCCTCCACAGCAACAAGATTCTATTGCAATCAGAAGATCGAGAAGGGAGATTCGAAAGCCTGTTCGATTTACTGATATTGTGGCATATGCACTTCCCgttattgaagatgatattccATCCGCCTACAAAGAAGCTGTCAGAAGTTCAGAGAGCGTGGAGTGGAAGAAATCTAtggatgaggagatgaagtctcttcataaaaatgagacttgggagcTGGTTCAGTTaccaaaggggaagaaagcaattggttgcaaatgggtttatgccaaaaagatggaatctttgggaaaggacaatgtgagattcaaagccagattagtagctaaaggatatgctcagaaggaaggcattgactacaatgaggtattttctcctgtagtaaaacattcctctattcgtattttgttggctttggttgcacagtttgaccttgagttggctcaacttgatgtcaagac
The Prunus dulcis chromosome 2, ALMONDv2, whole genome shotgun sequence DNA segment above includes these coding regions:
- the LOC117618475 gene encoding uncharacterized protein At1g24485-like, yielding MNMNILGSIVILLSWVCADAAVFLSIDCGASDSYTDSLSINWVGDDDYVHSGESHLVELSSSTPHVASTLRVFTSLRKNCYTINSVDMISQRLLVRASFYYGNYDGNNSPPTFDLYFDSTYWTQVNLTGLSDTIVNYEVIYTVNKNNTSICLAQTLPRQFPFISALEFRSLAPKMYTRVASDYALFRQKRLALGAQQLIRYPDDSYDRRWVPGYGLFAYQVEGEARISKMDVSGAEDNPPATVVQNATTGNNTSEYFELDTYLPDFPVQVYITTFFSEVDPAALTSPNKRSFEIYVDEQPYSKPIVPPFESVVEVAITNITASSKTSITLRPTADSTLPFLINAFEVYLLSKVGPATDTRDGN